In Strigops habroptila isolate Jane chromosome 4, bStrHab1.2.pri, whole genome shotgun sequence, a single genomic region encodes these proteins:
- the ITPK1 gene encoding inositol-tetrakisphosphate 1-kinase isoform X4 codes for MQDERICSPPFMELTSACGEDTLQLIEKNGLAFPFICKTRVAHGTNSHEMAIIFNQEGLKAVHPPCVIQSFINHNAVLYKVFVVGESYTVVKRPSLKNFSAGISDRESIFFNSHNVSKPESSSVLTALDKIEGVFERPNDDVIREISKALRQALGVSLFGIDIIINNQTGQHAVIDINAFPGYEGVSEFFTDLLNHIAAVLQGQAPEVTQLNRSKLLAEQTSGIMDERICCASTGCLSVMGKDSSWIVESETNSSVKLQHQRLGCNSAVSPSFQQHCVATLATKASSQ; via the exons ATGAGAGGATTTGTTCACCACCCTTTATGGAGCTGACAAGTGCCTGTGGAGAAGATACCTTGCAGCTTATAGAGAAGAATGGACTGGCATTCCCATTCA TTTGTAAAACCAGAGTGGCCCATGGAACCAACTCTCATGAG ATGGCGATCATCTTCAACCAGGAGGGCCTGAAAGCTGTTCACCCCCCTTGCGTCATTCAGAGCTTCATCAATCACAACGCTGTGCTGTATAAAGTCTTCGTGGTTGGGGAATCCTACACAGTGGTGAAAAGACCATCTTTAAAGAACTTCTCTGCAGGAATCTCAG ACAGAGAATCAATATTTTTCAACAGCCACAATGTTTCAAAACCGGAATCCTCATCTGTCTTAACAGCA CTGGATAAAATCGAAGGAGTATTTGAGCGGCCAAATGACGACGTCATCCGGGAAATCTCGAAGGCGCTGCGGCAAGCTCTGGGAGTTTCTCTCTTTGGAATTGATATCATCATTAACAATCAGACTGGGCAGCATGCGGTCATTGATATAAATGCATTCCCAG gtTACGAGGGTGTTTCTGAGTTTTTCACAGATCTCCTGAACCACATAGCTGCTGTCCTGCAGGGTCAGGCACCTGAGGTGACCCAGCTAAACCGTAGCAAGCTCCTGGCAGAGCAGACCAGCGGGATCATGGACGAGCGGATATGCTGCGCTAGCACAGGCTGTCTCAGCGTCATGGGAAAAGACTCCTCCTGGATTGTGGAAAGTGAGACCAACAGCTCAGTAAAACTGCAACACCAGAGACTAGGCTGCAACTCGGCAGTGTCCcccagcttccagcagcactgcGTCGCTACGTTGGCAACAAAAGCTTCTTCTCAATAA